From the Osmerus eperlanus chromosome 19, fOsmEpe2.1, whole genome shotgun sequence genome, one window contains:
- the LOC134039913 gene encoding short transient receptor potential channel 7-like has translation MRTAAVYSSPSRCCNETAPEEWETEHQPAETSGCGNTPPSLARSMTIPDTSYRQRRGNSGDERYDHAVYRTDPRGQHIVSMNTYGVHNGAFQSQEHIPWNTDDADDNFNSQWVHSESQPSISPQKTVETMHHRRITLREKTRRQAIRGPAYMFSERGTNLTAEEERFLDAAEYGNIPVVRKMLEESKTLNVNCVDYMGQNALQLAVGNEHLEVTELLLKKEGLARVGDGLLLAISKGYVRIVEAILAHPAFGGGLRLTLSPLEQELRDDDFYAYDEDGTRFSHDVTPVILAAHCQEYEIVHTLLMKGARIEKPHDYFCKCHECAEKQCRDSFSHSRSRMNAYKGLASAAYLSLSSEDPVLTALELSNELARLANIETEFKNDYRKLSMQCKDFVVGVLDLCRDTEEVEAILNGDVDQALPEDPSRPGLSRVKLAIKYEVKKFVAHPNCQQQLLTLWYENLAGLRQQSVGVKCWIVLGVTFGLPFLAIAYWIMPCSKLSRILRSPFMKFVAHAVSFTIFLGLLVLNASDRFEGVKNLPNETITDHPHQVFRVKTTQFSWTEMLIMNWVLGMIWSECKEIWVDGPREYAMHLWNVLDFGMLSIFVASFTARLMAFLQATQAQVYVDLHVPNTDLSTASLPADVAYFTYARNRWLPSDPQLISEGLYSIAVVLSFSRIAYILPANESFGPLQISLGRTVKDIFKFMVIFIMVFLAFMIGMFNLYSYYLGAKYNPAFTTVEESFKTLFWSIFGLSEVISVVLKYDHKFIENIGYVLFGVYNVTMVIVLLNMLIAMINHSYQEIEEDADVEWKFARSKLWLSYFDEGRTLPPPFNLIPSPKSFYYLVLRSRACLKKLCKAKARHHDNQREMGMIDMRFKFNQYARAQGDPAVRKTIQHPTRYQKLMKRLIKRYVLKAQVDSENDEINEGELKEIKQDISSLRYELLEEKSQATEELADLIQQLGDKLSKNVKKPRDTDKD, from the exons ATGAGGACAGCTGCCGTTTACTCATCGCCCAGTCGATGTTGCAATGAAACAGCACCTGAGGAGTGGGAGACGGAACATCAACCAGCAGAAACATCTGGCTGCGGTAATACGCCACCGTCGTTGGCACGCTCCATGACGATTCCTGATACTTCGTACCGACAACGACGAGGAAATTCGGGGGACGAACGGTATGATCACGCAGTTTACCGCACCGATCCCCGCGGACAACACATCGTTTCAATGAATACTTATGGGGTCCACAACGGTGCGTTTCAGTCTCAAGAACATATTCCCTGGAACACGGATGATGCAGATGACAATTTCAACAGCCAGTGGGTCCATTCCGAATCTCAGCCGAGCATCTCACCTCAGAAAAC ggtTGAAACCATGCACCACAGACGCATCACTCTCCGGGAGAAGACCCGCCGGCAAGCTATCCGGGGCCCGGCGTACATGTTCAGCGAGCGGGGTACCAACCTCACTGCAGAGGAGGAGCGCTTCCTGGATGCTGCCGAGTACGGCAACATCCCTGTGGTGCGCAAGATGCTGGAGGAATCCAAGACCCTGAACGTCAACTGTGTGGACTACATGGGCCAGAATGCACTGCAGCTGGCTGTGGGGAACGAGCACCTGGAGGTGACAGAGCTACTGTTGAAGAAGGAGGGGCTGGCGCGAGTGGGCGACGGCCTCCTGCTGGCCATCAGTAAGGGCTACGTCCGCATCGTGGAGGCCATCCTGGCCCACCCCGCGTTCGGGGGCGGGCTGCGCCTCACCCTCAGCCCCCTGGAGCAGGAGCTGCGCGACGACGACTTTTACGCCTACGACGAAGACGGCACCCGCTTCTCTCACGACGTGACCCCCGTCATCCTGGCGGCCCACTGCCAGGAGTACGAGATCGTCCACACACTGCTGATGAAGGGGGCTCGCATCGAGAAGCCTCACGACTACTTCTGCAAGTGCCACGAGTGCGCGGAGAAGCAGTGCAGGGATTCGTTCAGCCACTCTCGCTCCAGGATGAACGCCTACAAAGGCCTGGCCAGCGCTGCTTACCTGTCCCTGTCCAGCGAGGACCCTGTCCTCACGGCCCTGGAGCTCAGCAACGAGCTGGCCCGACTCGCTAACATTGAGACTGAGTTCAAG AACGACTACAGGAAGCTGTCTATGCAGTGCAAGGACTTTGTGGTTGGGGTCCTGGACTTGTGCAGAGAcacggaggaggtggaggccatTTTGAATGGCGACGTGGACCAAGCTCTGCCTGAAGATCCCAGCCGGCCGGGCTTGAGTCGGGTCAAGTTGGCCATTAAGTATGAGGTCAAAAAG TTTGTGGCTCATCCTAACTGCCAGCAACAGCTGCTGACCCTGTGGTACGAAaacctggctggcctgaggCAGCAGTCTGTCGGGGTCAAATGCTGGATAGTCCTGGGAGTGACATTTGGTCTTCCTTTCCTTGCCATTGCGTACTGGATAATGCCCTGTAGTAAG CTGAGTCGGATTCTCCGCAGTCCCTTCATGAAGTTTGTGGCCCATGCAGTGTCGTTCACCATCTTCCTCGGACTCCTGGTGCTGAATGCTTCTGACCGCTTCGAGGGGGTGAAGAACCTTCCTAACGAGACCATAACTGACCACCCTCACCAGGTGTTCAGGGTGAAAACCACCCAGTTCTCCTGGACGGAGATGCTGATAATGAATTGGGTACTTG GTATGATCTGGTCAGAGTGTAAGGAGATATGGGTGGACGGGCCACGGGAGTACGCCATGCACCTGTGGAACGTTCTGGACTTTGGCATGCTGTCCATCTTCGTGGCATCGTTCACAGCTCGCCTCATGGCCTTCCTGCAGGCCACCCAGGCCCAGGTGTACGTGGACCTGCACGTGCCCAACACAGACCTGAGCACAGCATCTCTGCCTGCGGACGTAGCCTACTTCACCTACG CCAGGAACAGGTGGCTCCCGTCAGACCCCCAGCTGATATCCGAGGGCTTGTACTCCATCGCCGTGGTGCTCAGTTTCTCCCGCATCGCCTACATCCTGCCCGCCAACGAGAGCTTCGGGCCCCTGCAGATCTCCCTCGGACGCACTGTCAAGGACATCTTCAAATTCATGGTCATCTTCATCATGGTCTTCTTGGCTTTCATGATCGGAATGTTCAACCTGTATTCTTACTACCTTGGAGCCAAGTACAACCCAGCCTTTACTAC ggtggaggagagctttAAGACTCTGTTCTGGTCCATCTTTGGCCTGTCCGAGGTTATTTCTGTTGTCCTGAAATACGACCACAAATTCATTGAGAATATCGGTTATGTTCTGTTTGGAGTCTACAATGTAACCATGGTAATCGTACTGCTAAACATGCTGATTGCAATGATCAACCACTCGTACCAGGAAATTGAG GAGGATGCAGACGTGGAGTGGAAGTTTGCCCGGTCTAAACTGTGGCTCTCTTACTTTGACGAGGGCAGGACGTTACCACCTCCGTTCAACCTGATCCCCAGCCCCAAATCCTTCTACTACTTGGTCCTGCGCTCCAGGGCCTGCCTCAAGAAGCTGTGCAAGGCCAAAGCACGTCACCACGACAACCAGCGAGAAATGGGCATGATTGACATGCGATTTAAG TTTAATCAGTATGCCCGAGCACAAGGCGACCCCGCTGTACGAAAGACAATACAACACCCTACTCGATACCAG AAACTAATGAAGAGGCTGATAAAGAGATATGTGCTCAAAGCTCAAGTTGACAGCGAGAACGATGAGATCAACGAAG GTGAGCTGAAGGAGATTAAACAGGACATTTCCAGTCTGCGCTATGAGCTCTTAGAGGAGAAGTCACAGGCCACTGAGGAACTTGCTGATTTGATACAACAGCTTGGTGACAAGCTCAGCAAGAATGTCAAAAAACCGAGGGATACAGACAAAGATTAG